In Eupeodes corollae chromosome 3, idEupCoro1.1, whole genome shotgun sequence, a single genomic region encodes these proteins:
- the LOC129951684 gene encoding protein yellow-like, translated as MLQPSCLQFVTLIGLSIVAIINGTSFPTINNNYLPPIGPSLDPISSSPNPFQIVNEWKYLDFDYPTFARRKAALANNELIPQNNLPLGIDVYADRIFVTTPRWKDGVPASLSVLPFPPKELSPSLQPYPNWEEHGDPYNPDCSKLMSVYRTWVDECSRLWLIDAGVVNATVSLNQICPPKIVAYDLRTNKRILSYELPPDQVKQDSLHSNILVDVRDGKCDDAHVYVTDVWRFGIVVYSLAKNRSWRATNYNFNPNPVAADFNVYGLNFQWLDGVFGMSLSPINKANDRILFFHPMASYNEFMVSTSVLRDENNWPDKAQDVAKNFATIGTRGRLGQSSTSGIDRNQVMFFTQVHRDAIGCWDTRKPYTPSNHGQVGAANTSLIQFPNDLKVDQQVKQGVWVMSNRLPIYLYSKLDYSDVNFRILRANVEDAVAGTVCDPNTSAASINIAPQFVNNECY; from the exons ATGTTGCAACCGAGTTGTCTGCAATTTGTGACCCTGATCGGGTTATCTATTGTTGCGATTATCAATGGAACATCATTTCcaacaataaataacaattatttgcCACCAATCGGGCCCAGTTTGGATCCCATTTCGTCATCACCAAATCCCTTTCAAATCGTCAACGAATGGAAGTACTTGGACTTTGATTATCCAACGTTTGCCCGCAGGAAGGCAGCTCTTGCCAACAA TGAATTAATTCCCCAGAATAATCTTCCCTTGGGCATCGATGTGTATGCGGATCGGATTTTTGTGACAACTCCTCGTTGGAAGGACGGAGTTCCGGCCAGTTTGAGTGTGCTGCCATTTCCACCCAAGGAACTCAGTCCCTCGCTCCAGCCGTATCCCAATTGGGAGGAGCATGGAGATCCCTACAATCCCGACTGCTCGAAACTCATGTCCGTCTATCGCACCTGGGTCGATGAATGCTCCCGCCTGTGGCTCATTGACGCCGGAGTGGTGAATGCCACGGTGAGTCTTAACCAAATCTGTCCACCGAAAATCGTCGCCTACGACCTGCGCACCAACAAGAGAATCCTTTCATACGAACTGCCCCCCGACCAAGTCAAACAGGATTCCCTGCATTCCAATATTTTGGTCGATGTCCGCGATGGAAAGTGCGATGACGCTCATGTTTACGTGACGGATGTGTGGCGTTTTGGCATCGTCGTCTATAGCTTGGCCAAGAATCGCAGTTGGCGTGCCACCAACTACAACTTCAATCCAAACCCCGTGGCCGCGGATTTCAATGTGTATGGCTTGAATTTCCAGTGGCTCGATGGTGTCTTCGGAATGAGCCTGTCACCCATCAACAAAGCCAACGATCGAATTTTATTCTTCCATCCAATGGCCAGTTACAATGAATTCATGGTCAGCACATCGGTGCTACGTGATGAAAACAATTGGCCAGACAAAGCTCAAGACGTAGCTAAAAATTTCGCTACGATCGGCACACGTGGACGCCTCGGACAATCGTCGACCTCGGGCATCGATCGTAATCAAGTTATGTTCTTTACTCAAGTTCATCGCGATGCCATCGGCTGTTGGGACACACGCAAACCTTATACGCCGTCAAATCATGGCCAAGTGGGTGCTGCCAATACATCACTCATTCAGTTTCCAAATGATTTGAAAGTCGATCAACAAGTCAAGCAGGGCGTTTGGGTGATGAGTAATCGATTGCCAATCTATTTGTATTCGAAACTTGATTATAGCGACGTTAACTTTCGAATTTTGAGAGCGAATGTAGAAGATGCTGTAGCTGGGACGGTATGTGATCCAAATACGTCAGCGGCGTCAATTAATATTGCTCCACAGTTCGTTAATAATGAATGTTAttaa